The proteins below come from a single Eucalyptus grandis isolate ANBG69807.140 chromosome 3, ASM1654582v1, whole genome shotgun sequence genomic window:
- the LOC120291992 gene encoding glutamic acid-rich protein-like: MEDLGIAPRGRAEEALANIPSDPRERQEKGKEAEGEEHREVEEKEKKEREAKEKEVEEEEEADKEKSADEAGEEGNQDSAEHDHHSSPNEALEAGGDGEKGRTTPVHSEGMSRSQANPEDIQASQMPDEGHDTSTPNLRDYTKVPSSAFAPSDRANANKQTDNTADFLDPLKMQGQMYALEFCLEYDLSVVDLVKLTDLGVDLKLTVAFTSSVLLWLYS, from the exons atggaggatttgggaattgctcccagAGGAAgggctgaggaagcacttgcgaacattccaagtgaccctcgt GAACgacaggagaaaggaaaagaagcagagggaGAAGAACATAGAGAagtagaggagaaagaaaagaaagaaagagaagccaAGGAGAAggaagttgaagaagaggaagaagcagaCAAAGAAAAGTCTGCCGATGAAGCTGGAGAGGAAGGCAATCAAGACTCTGctgagcatgaccatcactcttccccaaatGAGGCCTTAGAAGCAGGGGGAGATGGCGAGAAAGGAAGGACTACACCTGTCCACAGTGAAGGTATGAGTCGCTCgcaagcaaatccagaagatattcaggcttctcaaatgcctgatGAAGGACATGACACCTCAACGCCAAATCTGCGCGATTACACCAAAGTTCCATCGTCTGCTTTTGCGCCATCCGATAGAGCAAATGCCAACAAACAGACGGACAATACAGCAGATTTTCTTGATCCTCTGAAAATGCAAGGTCAAATGTACGctttggaat TTTGTCTTGAGTATGATTTGAGTGTGGTGGACTTGGTGAAATTGACTGACTTGggtgtggatttgaaattgactgttgCATTTACATCAAGTGTTCTTTTATggctttactcatga
- the LOC120291993 gene encoding disease resistance protein RUN1-like encodes MATSEVGSSSDAAPTSQREYDVLLNFRGKDTRYGFTDFLYEYLVDAGVHVFRDEEELPFGEVISEKLQQAIKNTMIYIPIFSQTYASSKWCLRELVLMVDYVSKSKGEKTDFRKHRENFGDEVEAWKGALRKADERKGWVIKKDQSQATILRLIVEKVLVELKVKQKLVTEHLVGLDDRIKDLTKLLDVNQDDVRLIGIYGMGGVGKTTVAKVIFNQLSSHFGKYCSFLEGIRERSTKESIVQLQRKLLCDIVSSGSVGKFEDSEEGMRRIGETLGNKKILVVLDDVNKKEHIKKLIGNNSLYSGSRIIITTRNTTILQVEGFKGEILLYEMLKMDDDLALQLFYQHAFGGEFPSGNYRWLSSEIVSHAGGLPLAITVIGSLLKEKDEEFWKETLVRLTKVPEKEILEKLRISYDDLDEHQQQIFLDIACFFFNENKIDAIYIWTKFYPRRGIKVLIERCLIKILDNDKLWMHDQLIDLGWQIVHEESPSDLGKRSRLPIAKETLEVIRTEERKDKVQALQIDGRDAIEITNEEFERLQNLRFLKLHNGTFVGDFATCCSKLSWISWQPPFREFEADNMYLDHLVVFKLGKNDFTDNSKA; translated from the exons ATGGCAACCTCAGAGGTCGGGTCGAGTAGTGATGCTGCACCAACATCACAACGTGAGTATGATGTGTTATTGAATTTCAGAGGAAAGGACACTCGTTATGGATTCACAGACTTCCTCTATGAATACTTAGTAGATGCCGGGGTCCATGTGTTCAGGGATGAAGAAGAACTCCCGTTTGGTGAAGTGATTAGTGAGAAACTTCAACAAGCTATCAAGAACACCATGATCTACATACCCATTTTCTCtcagacttatgcttccagtaaaTGGTGCCTCCGTGAGTTGGTGCTCATGGTAGACTACGTGTCCAAGTCAAAGGGTGAAAAAA CTGATTTTAGGAAACACCGGGAGAACTTCGGTGATGAAGTCGAGGCATGGAAAGGAGCTCTTAGAAAGGCAGATGAACGAAAGGGATGGGTCATAAAAAAGGACCAAAG CCAAGCAACGATTCTCAGATTAATTGTTGAAAAGGTTTTGGTGGAGCTGAAGGTAAAACAAAAATTAGTGACCGAACATTTAGTTGGCCTTGATGATCGGATAAAAGACTTGACAAAGTTATTAGATGTCAACCAAGATGATGTGCGGCTCATTGGAATTTACGGAATGGGTGGTGTCGGTAAAACAACCGTTGCCAAGGTCATCTTCAATCAACTATCTTCCCACTTTGGAAAGTATTGTAGCTTCCTTGAGGGCATTCGAGAAAGGTCGACCAAAGAGAGCATAGTCCAGTTGCAGAGGAAATTGCTATGTGACATTGTTTCTTCTGGGTCTGTCGGAAAATTTGAGGATAGTGAAGAAGGAATGAGGAGGATTGGAGAAACACTCGGCAATAAGAAAATCCTTGTGGTTCTAGATGATGTCAATAAAAAAGAGCACATTAAGAAACTAATAGGAAATAATTCATTATATTCAGGATCCAGGATAATTATTACAACAAGAAATACAACTATTCTACAAGTTGAGGGATTTAAAGGTGAAATTCTACTATATGAGATGCTAAAGATGGATGATGATCTTGCACTTCAACTTTTTTATCAGCATGCCTTTGGTGGAGAATTTCCTTCAGGCAATTATCGTTGGCTTTCAAGTGAAATTGTTTCACATGCAGGAGGGCTTCCTTTGGCAATTACAGTGATAGGTTCGTTACTAAAGGAAAAGGAtgaagaattttggaaagaGACGTTGGTTAGGTTAACGAAAGTACCTGAGAAAGAGATTTTAGAGAAGTTGAGGATTAGCTATGATGACCTAGACGAACATCAACAACAAATTTTTCTCGATATAGCatgcttcttcttcaatgaAAATAAGATTGATGCCATTTACATATGGACTAAATTTTATCCAAGAAGAGGAATTAAAGTCCTTATCGAGAGGTGCTTGATAAAGATATTGGACAATGATAAGttgtggatgcatgatcaactaaTAGACCTAGGATGGCAAATTGTCCATGAAGAAAGTCCGAGTGACCTTGGAAAGAGGAGTAGGTTGCCAATTGCAAAAGAGACCCTTGAAGTCATAAGAACTGAAGAG AGAAAGGACAAGGTTCAAGCCCTTCAAATAGACGGACGGGATGCCATAGAGATTacaaatgaagaatttgaaaggcTACAAAACTTAAGATTCCTCAAGTTACATAATGGAACTTTTGTTGGGGACTTTGCAACATGTTGTTCGAAGTTGAGTTGGATTTCTTGGCAACCTCCATTTCGGGAGTTTGAGGCAGATAACATGTATTTGGATCATCTTGTTGTTTTTAAACTTGGCAAGAATGACTTCACAGATAATTCAAAAGCATGA
- the LOC120291994 gene encoding disease resistance protein RUN1-like has translation MTSGYEINLVTKECAFMPCSQASIVKIVVKEVLKKLKIKQKSVTEYLVGIDDRIKELTNFLDVSHNDVRLIGIYGMGGIGKTTIAKVVFNKLCSHFGKCCSFLDGLRERSNKECIVLLQKQLLSDIGGSGTIGDIDNSEEGMRRIRETLSNKKVSVVLDDIDKKELINNLIGNSKLYPGSRIIVTTGNTYVLEVEGFKGETKQV, from the coding sequence ATGACGAGTGGGTATGAAATTAATCTAGTAACTAAAGAATGCGCTTTTATGCCTTGCAGCCAAGCATCGATTGTCAAAATAGTTGTTAAAGAGGTtttgaagaagctgaagataaaacaaaaatcagTGACTGAATATTTAGTTGGAATTGATGATCGGATAAAAGAGTTGACAAATTTTTTAGATGTCAGTCACAATGATGTGCGGctcattggaatttatggaatgggtgGCATCGGTAAAACAACTATTGCCAAGGTTGTCTTTAATAAATTATGTTCCCACTTTGGGAAGTGTTGTAGCTTTCTTGACGGCCTTCGTGAAAGGTCGAATAAGGAGTGCATAGTCTTGTTGCAGAAGCAATTACTATCTGACATTGGTGGTTCTGGAACTATAGGAGATATCGACAATAGTGAAGAAGGAATGAGGAGGATTAGAGAAACACTCAGCAATAAGAAGGTCTCGGTGGTTTTGGATGACATTGATAAGAAAGAGCTCATTAATAATCTAATAGGAAATTCCAAATTATATCCAGGATCTAGGATAATCGTTACAACAGGAAACACTTATGTTCTAGAAGTTGAGGGATTTAAGGGTGAAACTAAGCAAGTATGA
- the LOC104440086 gene encoding protein SUPPRESSOR OF npr1-1, CONSTITUTIVE 1-like, translating to MELPNFILQLKSLEILRFPLWPLNVKYLDWQLTCGISTLVNLRELDLSRRTRMKCEILIESGGIPMAINTFHDLHILDVTHCHEIQELPELPTSLTYLRLQATSLLNTLGLSKVTNLVNLLLCNGSDYEGKSKLIPGCDLRGIVNLSRLKWVELRVLNVPANPQLTYPSQPLEIVLGHLDSKPLVQLPSSNWRWRNLSTLEIYFCEVEDISLDGLSQLENLRVCGCEWLQRLSIPLELRKLRQATMESCQALVEIQVVDVSKSLEGLTVRYCESLTIISGLSYLKNLERFLIQSCGVLTNVEGLNGLESLKALSVYWCWSLKRLIDASGTKIPYDCIVLIQGCGYFIKDSIKDPMSMETTLLKHYRKDILQNTSKDSFTIRYHLGVKKPSDVWFWVCSWNRERKGRRRP from the exons ATGGAACTTCCCAACTTCATTTTACAGTTAAAATCATTAGAGATCTTGCGCTTTCCATTGTGGCCATTGAATGTAAAGTATCTTGATTGGCAATTAACTTGTGGCATTAGCACTTTGGTAAATCTTAGAGAGCTGGATCTCTCTAGGCGTACTAGAATGAAATGTGAAATTCTCATTGAAAGTGGTGGAATTCCAATGGCAATCAACACGTTTCATGACCTCCACATCCTAGATGTAACCCATTGTCATGAGATTCAAGAGTTACCGGAGCTTCCCACAAGTTTGACCTATCTACGTCTTCAAGCCACATCATTGCTCAACACCCTTGGCTTGTCAAAAGTTACTAATTTGGTTAATTTGCTACTATGCAATGGCTCTGATTATGAAGGCAAATCAAAGCTAATCCCAGGATGCGACTTAAGGGGGATTGTGAATTTATCTAGATTGAAATGGGTGGAGTTAAGAGTGTTGAACGTCCCTGCAAATCCACAGTTGACTTATCCTTCTCAACCACTAGAGATTGTTTTGGGACACTTGGACTCAAAACCCCTTGTGCAGCTTCCATCCTCCAACTGGAGGTGGAGAAATTTGTCAACTTTAGAGATCTATTTTTGCGAAGTGGAAGACATTTCACTAGATGGACTATCACAACTGGAGAACTTAAGGGTTTGTGGATGTGAATGGCTTCAGAGATTATCCATTCCTTTAGAATTAAGGAAGCTGCGGCAAGCGACGATGGAATCTTGTCAAGCCCTAGTTGAGATACAAGTTGTGGACGTTTCAAAATCGTTGGAAGGCTTGACTGTCCGTTATTGCGAATCTTTGACAATAATAAGTGGGTTATCATACTTGAAGAACCTGGAGAGATTTTTAATTCAAAGTTGCGGTGTACTTACTAATGTTGAGGGCCTAAACGGGCTAGAGTCTCTGAAAGCTTTGTCTGTCTACTGGTGCTGGTCATTGAAAAGGTTGATTGATGCATCTGGCACAAAAATACCATATGATTGCATCGTCCTTATACAGGGGTGTGGATACTTCATCAAAGATTCTATCAAAGATCCTATGTCTATGGAGACAACGCTTTTGAAGCATTACAGAAAGGATATTCTTCAGAATACATCAAAG GATTCCTTCACAATCCGATACCACCTTGGAGTAAAGAAGCCCAGTGACGTGTGGTTTTGGGTCTGTTCATggaatagagaaagaaaaggaaggcgTCGACCCTGA